One window of Rutidosis leptorrhynchoides isolate AG116_Rl617_1_P2 unplaced genomic scaffold, CSIRO_AGI_Rlap_v1 contig482, whole genome shotgun sequence genomic DNA carries:
- the LOC139883963 gene encoding uncharacterized protein: MEHNEMRSGDYQRLEQDFSVRDGDGFLGESEPSSPTTTNLKSWKWWVKVILIGILLAVMGFVLFKWIGAFFMEKVVVPVLNWELATFSPLGLAITIVVSMGIFPIFLLPSTPSMWMAGMKFGYGIGFLLIITGVALGSSFPYFIGSLFSNRIRGWLRKYPKQASVLRLAGEGDWFHQFKAVTLIRVSPFPYILFNYAVVATDIKYWPYLSGSVLGMVPDSLIALYSGILIRSFADHSADKKMLTTQQMIFNITGFCVALAATATIGIYTKRELNRLEEEEKLTGGTNYH; this comes from the exons ATGGAGCATAACGAGATGCGTAGTGGAGATTACCAGAGATTGGAACAAGATTTTAGTGTTAGAGATGGAGATGGATTCCTCGGAGAATCTGAGCCATCGAGCCCTACTACAACAAACCTCAAATCATGGAAATGGTGGGTCAAAGTAATCTTAATTGGGATTTTGCTTGCTGTTATGGGATTCGTCCTCTTCAAATGGATCGGAGCTTTCTTCATGGAAAAG GTTGTCGTGCCAGTTCTAAATTGGGAGTTGGCAACATTTAGCCCACTAGGACTTGCAATCACAATTGTCGTCTCAATGGGGATATTCCCAATCTTCCTTTTGCCATCGACGCCTTCAATGTGGATGGCAGGGATGAAATTTGGTTACGGGATTGGATTTTTGTTAATAATCACAGGGGTGGCTCTAGGTTCATCATTTCCTTATTTCATTGGCTCTCTTTTTAGTAATAGAATTCGC GGTTGGTTGCGGAAATATCCCAAGCAAGCGTCTGTGTTAAGATTAGCCGGTGAAGGAGACTGGTTTCATCAATTTAAAGCTGTTACATTGATAAGGGTTTCTCCATTTCCATACATTCTGTTTAATTATGCTGTTGTCGCAACTGATATCAAATATTGGCCATATCTTTCTGGTTCCGTGCTGGGGATGGTGCCAGACTCTTTGATTGCTTTATACAG TGGGATTTTGATACGCTCATTTGCGGACCATTCAGCAGATAAGAAAATGCTTACGACCCAACAAATGATATTCAATATTACAGGATTCTGTGTAGCTCTTGCTGCTACTGCTACAATCGGGATTTATACAAAAAGGGAACTTAATCGGCTAGAGGAAGAAGAGAAATTGACAGGCGGAACCAACTATCACTGA